A stretch of the Serratia marcescens genome encodes the following:
- a CDS encoding LysR family transcriptional regulator, protein MDIKQLIYLCNLERERHFGRAAEASFVSQPTLSMRLKNLEKELGVSLINRGNHFGGFTAEGERVLAWAREIVSVYQGLKLEVESLKHGLHGTLRLGVVPQCSISVSEMLKAVSERYPHLDYRLAVLSADQLLEALTAHTVDIGIGFFELSTLKELHFQSQPLVETGVELVFHPQHFPKLVGDTPMPLEAVAALPLCLAEPTRYFRRYLDQHFRDAGLTLHTRLETASIFQLLEGVFVGLGCGLFPRGQLQSPLMPALQRRPVAIGAMPRHAAVVVDMAERATPLAQKFFDAASEWLRRRNE, encoded by the coding sequence ATGGATATTAAACAACTGATTTATTTGTGTAATTTAGAACGAGAACGCCACTTCGGCCGGGCGGCGGAGGCCAGCTTTGTCAGCCAGCCGACGCTATCCATGCGATTGAAAAATCTGGAAAAAGAGCTGGGCGTATCGCTGATTAACCGCGGCAACCATTTCGGCGGTTTTACCGCCGAAGGCGAGCGGGTGCTGGCGTGGGCGCGTGAGATCGTCTCGGTTTACCAAGGGCTGAAGCTGGAGGTGGAGTCGCTCAAGCACGGCTTGCACGGCACGCTGCGCCTTGGCGTGGTGCCGCAGTGCAGTATTTCGGTATCGGAAATGCTCAAGGCGGTCAGCGAGCGTTACCCGCATCTCGATTACCGGCTGGCGGTGCTGAGCGCCGATCAGCTGCTGGAGGCGCTGACGGCGCATACCGTCGACATCGGCATCGGCTTTTTCGAGCTGTCGACCTTAAAGGAGCTGCATTTCCAATCGCAACCGCTGGTGGAAACCGGCGTCGAGCTGGTATTTCATCCGCAACACTTCCCGAAGCTGGTGGGCGATACGCCAATGCCGCTGGAAGCGGTGGCCGCTTTGCCGCTGTGCCTCGCCGAGCCGACGCGTTATTTTCGCCGCTATCTCGATCAACACTTCCGCGACGCCGGGTTGACGCTGCACACACGGCTGGAGACCGCCTCGATCTTCCAACTGCTGGAGGGGGTTTTCGTCGGCCTGGGCTGTGGGCTGTTCCCGCGCGGCCAGCTGCAATCGCCGCTGATGCCGGCGTTGCAGCGCCGTCCGGTAGCTATCGGCGCCATGCCGCGGCATGCAGCGGTAGTGGTCGATATGGCGGAGCGCGCCACGCCGTTGGCGCAAAAATTCTTTGACGCCGCCAGCGAGTGGCTGCGTCGGCGAAATGAATAG
- the dacD gene encoding serine-type D-Ala-D-Ala carboxypeptidase DacD, translated as MKRSVSVVIGGILLPLAAQAVETTPNFPTMTPPAIDAASYVLMDYTTGQVLAAGNADERRNPASLTKLMTGLVIDHALDQHKIGLDDVVTVGKDAWAQGNPVFKGSSLMFLKPGDRVTVRDLSRGIIIDSGNDACVAMADYVAGSQANFVKLMNEKSAQLGLQNTHFETVHGLDAPGQFTTAGDLAVIARAIIMSEPAEYHMYSEKSLTWNGITQQNRNGLLWDKTLHVDGLKTGHTASAGFNIIASATEGDRRLIAVVMGGKSAKGREEQARKLLTWGLRDFTTVHLFSAGQSLGEEPVWYGEDHRLPVGSAQEQALSLPKNEADKLKAQYVINAARLEAPIGKGQTVGEIRISDNGQVVKTLPLVALQAVPQGGVFSRLVDYVKLKL; from the coding sequence GTGAAGCGTTCAGTATCAGTGGTAATCGGCGGCATATTGCTGCCTTTAGCGGCGCAGGCGGTGGAAACGACGCCCAATTTTCCTACCATGACCCCGCCGGCGATAGACGCCGCCTCTTACGTTTTGATGGATTACACCACCGGCCAGGTGTTGGCCGCCGGCAATGCCGACGAACGGCGCAACCCGGCCAGCCTGACTAAACTCATGACCGGGTTGGTGATCGACCACGCGCTCGACCAGCACAAGATTGGCCTCGACGATGTCGTCACCGTGGGGAAAGACGCCTGGGCGCAGGGCAACCCGGTGTTCAAAGGATCTTCGTTGATGTTCCTGAAGCCAGGTGACAGGGTCACGGTGCGCGATCTCAGCCGCGGTATCATCATCGATTCCGGTAACGACGCCTGCGTAGCGATGGCGGATTATGTGGCGGGCAGCCAGGCCAACTTCGTCAAGCTGATGAACGAGAAGAGCGCGCAGCTGGGCCTGCAGAACACCCATTTCGAAACGGTACACGGGCTGGATGCGCCGGGGCAGTTCACCACCGCCGGCGATCTGGCGGTGATTGCGCGCGCCATCATCATGAGTGAACCGGCGGAATACCATATGTACAGCGAGAAGTCGTTGACCTGGAATGGTATCACGCAGCAGAACCGCAATGGCCTGCTGTGGGATAAGACGCTGCACGTCGATGGGCTGAAAACCGGGCACACCGCCTCGGCCGGCTTCAACATCATCGCCTCCGCCACCGAAGGGGATCGCCGCCTGATCGCCGTGGTGATGGGCGGCAAAAGTGCCAAAGGGCGTGAGGAGCAGGCGCGTAAGCTGTTGACTTGGGGGCTGCGCGACTTTACCACCGTACACCTGTTCAGCGCCGGCCAGAGCCTGGGGGAAGAGCCGGTCTGGTACGGCGAGGATCACCGGTTACCGGTCGGTAGCGCGCAAGAGCAGGCGCTTAGCCTGCCGAAAAACGAAGCGGACAAGCTGAAGGCGCAGTACGTGATCAATGCCGCGCGGCTGGAAGCGCCGATTGGCAAAGGGCAGACCGTTGGCGAGATCCGCATCAGCGACAATGGCCAGGTGGTGAAAACCCTGCCGCTGGTGGCGCTGCAGGCGGTGCCGCAGGGCGGCGTGTTCTCGCGCCTGGTGGATTACGTGAAGCTGAAGCTCTGA
- a CDS encoding FdhF/YdeP family oxidoreductase, with protein sequence MKFKPSIKPYTGPAGGWGSLEATTRFVLDSKQTLKNMRNLMRVNKARGFDCPGCAWGDDNHSTFSFCENGAKAVSWEATRSAVEPEFFAAHSVSTLQQQSDYFLEYQGRLTHPMRYNAETDHYEPIHWPDALALIAKHINGMDNPNQIELYTSGRASNEASYLYQLFGRMLGTSNFPDCSNMCHEASGVGLKQSIGVGKGTIRIDDFEKADAIFVFGQNPGTNHPRMLHSLKNAARRGARIVSFNTLRERGLERFADPQDPVQMLTPKSSPISSSYYQPNLGGDMAAVRGMVKALLETHRQRLAAGEPALFDLAFIERHSVGVEAYLAQVDATEWQTITAQSGLSEAQLRQAAATYQGAERVICTWAMGVTQHKHSIATVREITNLQLLFGQLGKPGAGLCPVRGHSNVQGNRTMGIDEKSPKALLDSLERHFNFTANRALGHNTVEAIEAMLRGEVKVLIALGGNLAAAAPDTERTARALRNCDLTVHISTKLNRSHLVTGKDALILPTLGRTELDMQASGSQYITVEDSFSMVHASEGIGKPLAETQRSETAIVCGIADAVLGTQQLDWLELADDYSLIRDHIAATIPGFEDFNRRCDQPGGFYLGNAAAELRFATPSGKAEFSAAALPTTLFPQLGSEKAPFTLQTLRSHDQYNTTIYGLDDRYRGVYGQREVLFIHPEDLAALGLQDGERVEIETLWNDGVVRKVDGFKLVSYDIPRGNLAAYYPETNPLVPLASFGDGTGTPTSKSIPVVIRRSEQQPSLRIA encoded by the coding sequence ATGAAATTCAAACCGTCAATCAAGCCTTATACCGGCCCGGCGGGCGGCTGGGGTTCGCTTGAAGCCACCACCCGCTTTGTCCTCGACAGTAAACAAACGCTAAAAAACATGCGCAACCTGATGCGCGTCAACAAGGCTCGCGGCTTCGACTGCCCCGGTTGCGCCTGGGGCGACGACAACCACAGCACCTTCAGCTTCTGCGAAAACGGCGCCAAAGCGGTCAGTTGGGAAGCGACGCGCAGTGCCGTGGAACCGGAGTTCTTCGCCGCCCACAGCGTCAGCACCCTGCAGCAGCAGAGCGACTATTTCCTCGAGTATCAGGGGCGCCTCACCCACCCGATGCGTTACAACGCCGAAACCGACCACTATGAACCCATCCATTGGCCGGATGCGCTGGCGCTGATCGCCAAACACATCAACGGCATGGACAACCCGAACCAGATCGAGCTGTATACCTCGGGCCGCGCCAGCAACGAAGCGTCGTATCTTTATCAGCTGTTCGGCCGCATGCTCGGCACCAGCAACTTCCCCGACTGCTCCAACATGTGTCACGAGGCGAGCGGCGTTGGGCTGAAACAGAGCATCGGCGTCGGCAAAGGCACCATCCGCATCGATGACTTCGAAAAGGCCGATGCCATCTTCGTGTTCGGTCAAAACCCCGGCACCAACCACCCGCGCATGCTGCACAGTCTGAAAAACGCCGCTCGACGCGGCGCGCGCATCGTCAGCTTCAACACCCTGCGCGAGCGCGGGCTGGAAAGGTTCGCCGATCCGCAGGATCCGGTGCAGATGCTGACGCCAAAATCCTCGCCGATCAGCTCTTCCTATTACCAACCGAATCTGGGCGGCGATATGGCGGCGGTGCGCGGCATGGTGAAAGCCCTGCTGGAAACCCACCGTCAGCGCCTGGCCGCCGGCGAGCCCGCCCTGTTCGACCTGGCGTTTATCGAACGGCACAGCGTCGGCGTAGAGGCTTACCTGGCGCAGGTAGACGCCACCGAGTGGCAGACCATTACTGCGCAGTCGGGCCTGAGCGAGGCGCAGCTGCGCCAGGCGGCGGCCACCTATCAGGGCGCCGAACGGGTGATCTGCACCTGGGCGATGGGCGTGACGCAGCATAAACACTCTATTGCGACGGTGCGTGAAATCACTAACCTGCAGCTGCTGTTCGGGCAGTTGGGCAAACCGGGCGCCGGCCTGTGCCCGGTACGCGGCCACAGCAACGTCCAGGGTAACCGCACCATGGGGATCGACGAGAAGTCGCCCAAAGCGCTGCTCGACAGCCTGGAACGCCACTTTAACTTCACCGCCAACCGCGCGCTGGGCCACAACACGGTGGAAGCGATCGAAGCGATGCTGCGCGGCGAAGTGAAAGTGCTGATCGCGCTGGGCGGCAACCTGGCCGCCGCGGCGCCGGACACCGAGCGCACCGCCCGCGCCCTGCGCAACTGCGATTTGACGGTGCATATCAGCACCAAGCTTAACCGCAGCCACCTGGTGACCGGCAAAGATGCGCTGATCCTGCCGACGCTCGGCCGCACCGAACTGGACATGCAGGCCAGCGGCTCGCAGTACATTACGGTCGAGGATTCGTTCAGCATGGTGCACGCCTCGGAAGGCATCGGCAAGCCGCTGGCGGAGACCCAACGTTCGGAGACGGCGATCGTCTGCGGCATCGCCGACGCGGTGCTGGGTACCCAACAGTTGGATTGGCTGGAATTGGCCGACGACTATTCGCTGATCCGCGATCACATCGCCGCCACCATTCCCGGCTTCGAAGATTTCAACCGGCGCTGCGACCAACCCGGCGGTTTCTACCTCGGCAATGCCGCCGCCGAACTGCGCTTCGCCACGCCGAGCGGCAAGGCAGAGTTCAGCGCCGCCGCGCTGCCGACCACCCTGTTCCCGCAGCTGGGCAGCGAGAAAGCGCCGTTCACCCTGCAAACGCTGCGCTCACACGATCAATACAACACCACCATCTATGGTCTGGATGACCGCTACCGCGGCGTTTACGGTCAGCGTGAAGTGTTGTTCATCCATCCGGAGGATCTGGCGGCGCTGGGCCTGCAGGATGGCGAACGGGTAGAGATAGAAACCCTGTGGAACGACGGCGTGGTGCGCAAAGTGGATGGGTTCAAGCTGGTGAGTTACGACATTCCGCGTGGCAACCTGGCGGCCTACTACCCGGAAACCAACCCGCTGGTACCGCTGGCCAGCTTCGGCGACGGTACCGGTACCCCGACCTCGAAATCGATCCCGGTAGTGATTCGCCGCAGCGAACAGCAACCTTCACTGCGCATCGCCTGA
- a CDS encoding LysR family transcriptional regulator, giving the protein MKLSQLKFFCTVVEHKTIAAAARELHCVPSNVTLRLRELEESLGGELFFRDKNRLYVNPKGRLFYQQARDIVAQAERSKQLFAGEHQHGLLNLGALDFSLVSHLPARIARLRRLQPHLHINVLSRDSLVLERMLIDSDLDLAITDGPIEHPLLASQQAFDERLVLLMPADAGEPDAATLAPLEFYTFSRECSFRLKVDHWLASRGLKPRMTLEMESYAAMAACVQAGCGVACVPGSLLPLILPAPGLKVVEMGEEGVSDLYFVWRRHQLSDELQTILAILARPA; this is encoded by the coding sequence ATGAAGCTGAGCCAGCTGAAGTTTTTCTGCACCGTGGTGGAGCACAAAACCATCGCCGCGGCCGCGCGCGAGCTGCACTGCGTGCCTTCCAACGTCACGCTGCGTCTGCGCGAACTGGAGGAGTCGCTGGGCGGCGAGCTGTTTTTCCGCGACAAGAACCGGCTGTACGTCAATCCCAAAGGGCGGCTGTTCTATCAGCAGGCGCGCGACATTGTGGCGCAGGCGGAGCGCAGCAAGCAGCTGTTCGCCGGCGAGCATCAGCATGGGCTGCTGAACCTCGGGGCGCTGGATTTCTCGCTGGTCAGCCATTTGCCGGCGCGCATTGCCCGGCTGCGCCGTTTACAGCCTCATCTGCACATCAACGTGCTGAGCCGCGACTCGCTGGTGCTGGAACGCATGCTGATCGACAGCGATCTTGACCTGGCGATCACCGACGGCCCGATTGAACATCCGCTGCTGGCCAGCCAACAGGCATTCGATGAACGGCTGGTATTGCTGATGCCGGCCGATGCCGGGGAACCCGACGCCGCGACGCTGGCACCGCTGGAGTTTTACACCTTCAGTCGCGAATGTTCGTTTCGCCTGAAGGTGGATCACTGGTTGGCCTCGCGCGGGCTGAAACCGCGCATGACGCTGGAAATGGAGTCTTATGCCGCGATGGCGGCCTGCGTGCAGGCCGGTTGTGGCGTCGCCTGCGTCCCCGGTTCGTTGCTGCCGCTGATCTTGCCGGCACCGGGGCTGAAGGTGGTGGAAATGGGCGAGGAGGGGGTGAGCGACCTGTATTTCGTCTGGCGACGGCATCAGCTGTCGGACGAGCTGCAGACCATTCTGGCGATATTGGCGCGCCCGGCGTGA
- the gloA gene encoding lactoylglutathione lyase has protein sequence MPLNDLLTLPGVAAQPDAVTDGYVFNHTMIRVKDLTKALDFYTRVLGFTPVYLETFEEAAFTICYLTRSPREQIPLDDDERKRWALSQPGILELTHNHGTENQADFHYHNGNGEPRGFGHLCVTVPDVRAACERFERLGVTFQKRLHEGRMNYVAFIRDPDDYWIEILQPTPLQD, from the coding sequence ATGCCACTGAATGATCTACTGACGCTGCCCGGCGTGGCGGCCCAACCGGACGCGGTAACCGACGGTTACGTGTTCAACCACACCATGATCCGCGTGAAGGATCTGACCAAAGCGCTGGATTTCTACACCCGCGTGCTGGGCTTTACCCCGGTCTATCTGGAAACGTTCGAAGAAGCCGCGTTTACCATCTGCTACCTGACGCGCAGCCCGCGTGAACAGATCCCGCTGGACGACGACGAGCGCAAACGCTGGGCGCTGAGCCAGCCGGGCATTCTCGAGCTGACCCATAACCACGGCACCGAAAATCAGGCCGATTTCCACTACCACAACGGCAACGGAGAGCCGCGCGGCTTTGGCCACCTGTGCGTCACGGTGCCAGACGTGCGCGCCGCCTGCGAGCGGTTTGAGCGCCTCGGCGTCACCTTCCAAAAGCGCCTGCATGAAGGCCGCATGAACTACGTGGCGTTCATTCGCGATCCGGACGATTACTGGATTGAAATCCTGCAGCCAACGCCGCTGCAGGATTGA
- a CDS encoding exoribonuclease II: MFQDNPLLAQLKQQLHSQTPRVEGVVKGTEKGFGFLEVDGQKSYFIPPPYMKKVMHGDRIIATLHTEKEREIAEPETLVEPFLSRFVGRVQKRDDRLSIVPDHPLLKDAIPCRPVRELTHNFQAGDWAVAEMRRHPLKGDRGFNADLTHFITEGEDHFAPWWVTLARHNLEKEAPEMQALSEPAAGLVREDLTALEFVTIDSASTEDMDDALYVTDNGDGSLQLTIAIADPTAYVEQGSKLDDIARVRAFTNYLPGFNIPMLPRDLSDNLCSLRPNERRQVLACRVTIAADGALGDDIQFFAAEIESKAKLVYDEVSDWLEGIAGWQPPSDAIAQQITLLKRVCDARNAWRHQHALVFKDRPDYRFVLGEKGDVLEIVTEQRRSANRIVEECMIAANVCAAIVLRDRLGFGVYNVHTGFDPALVEQAVTVLQANGVEAEADKLLTLDGFCELRRHLDAQPTQFLDSRIRRFQTFAEISTTPGPHFGLGLEAYATWTSPIRKYGDMVNHRLLKAIINQQPAEKPQDDVTVQLAERRRLNRMAERDVGDWLYARFLQDKAGTDTRFNAEIIDVTRGGLRVRLLDNGAVAFIPAPFIHAVRDEMQCSQETGTVQIKGEVVYRQSDTLQVTIAEVRMETRSVIARPAA; this comes from the coding sequence ATGTTTCAAGATAACCCGCTGCTGGCGCAGCTTAAACAGCAACTTCACTCTCAGACCCCGCGCGTTGAAGGCGTCGTGAAAGGGACTGAGAAAGGCTTTGGCTTTCTTGAAGTAGACGGTCAAAAAAGTTACTTCATTCCGCCGCCGTACATGAAGAAAGTCATGCACGGGGATCGCATTATCGCCACCCTTCACACCGAGAAAGAGCGCGAAATCGCCGAGCCGGAAACCCTGGTCGAGCCGTTTCTGTCGCGCTTTGTCGGCCGCGTGCAAAAGCGCGACGACCGTCTGTCCATCGTGCCCGATCATCCGTTGCTGAAAGATGCGATTCCGTGCCGCCCGGTGCGTGAATTGACCCACAACTTCCAGGCCGGTGACTGGGCGGTGGCGGAAATGCGCCGTCATCCGCTGAAAGGCGATCGCGGCTTCAACGCCGATCTGACTCACTTTATCACTGAAGGTGAAGACCATTTCGCCCCGTGGTGGGTGACGCTCGCACGTCACAACCTGGAGAAAGAGGCGCCGGAGATGCAGGCTCTCAGCGAGCCGGCCGCTGGGCTGGTGCGTGAAGACCTGACCGCGCTCGAATTCGTCACCATCGACAGCGCCAGCACCGAAGACATGGACGATGCGCTGTATGTGACCGACAACGGTGACGGTTCGCTGCAGTTGACTATCGCCATCGCCGATCCGACCGCCTACGTCGAGCAAGGCAGCAAGCTGGACGATATCGCCCGCGTGCGCGCCTTCACTAACTACCTGCCGGGCTTCAACATCCCGATGCTGCCGCGCGATCTGTCGGACAACCTGTGCTCGCTGCGCCCTAACGAGCGCCGACAGGTGCTGGCTTGCCGCGTAACCATCGCCGCCGACGGCGCGCTGGGCGACGATATTCAGTTCTTCGCCGCCGAGATCGAATCCAAAGCCAAGCTGGTGTACGACGAAGTCTCCGACTGGCTGGAAGGCATTGCCGGCTGGCAGCCGCCGAGCGATGCCATCGCGCAACAAATCACCCTGCTGAAACGCGTTTGCGACGCGCGCAACGCCTGGCGCCATCAGCATGCGCTGGTGTTCAAAGATCGCCCGGACTACCGCTTCGTGCTGGGTGAAAAAGGCGACGTGCTGGAGATTGTTACCGAGCAGCGCCGCAGCGCCAACCGCATCGTTGAAGAGTGCATGATCGCCGCCAACGTCTGCGCCGCCATCGTGCTGCGCGATCGCCTGGGCTTCGGCGTGTACAACGTGCACACCGGTTTCGATCCTGCGCTGGTCGAGCAAGCGGTCACCGTATTGCAGGCCAACGGCGTGGAAGCCGAAGCCGACAAGTTGCTGACCCTCGACGGTTTCTGCGAACTGCGCCGCCACTTGGACGCGCAGCCGACCCAGTTCCTCGACAGCCGCATCCGCCGCTTCCAGACCTTCGCGGAGATCAGCACTACGCCGGGGCCACACTTCGGTCTGGGGCTGGAGGCTTACGCCACCTGGACATCGCCGATCCGTAAATACGGCGATATGGTCAACCATCGTCTGCTGAAGGCGATCATCAACCAGCAGCCGGCAGAAAAACCGCAGGATGACGTCACGGTGCAGCTGGCGGAACGCCGCCGCCTGAACCGCATGGCGGAACGCGACGTCGGCGACTGGCTGTACGCCCGTTTCCTGCAGGACAAGGCAGGTACTGACACCCGCTTCAACGCCGAGATCATCGACGTGACCCGCGGCGGCCTGCGCGTGCGCCTGCTGGACAACGGTGCGGTCGCCTTCATCCCGGCACCGTTTATTCACGCGGTGCGCGACGAGATGCAGTGCAGCCAGGAAACCGGCACCGTGCAGATCAAGGGTGAAGTGGTTTACCGCCAGAGCGACACCTTGCAGGTCACCATCGCCGAAGTGCGCATGGAAACCCGCAGCGTGATCGCCCGTCCGGCGGCCTGA
- a CDS encoding MFS transporter: MSENTAETQAEIISAPRAGGKKVIFAASFGNALEFFDFGIYNFFVIYISVLFFPPSSDPHLALLLAFATFGVSFFMRPLGGILIGAYADRHGRKPAMILTISLMSLGTAMIGFAPTYASAGYWGTVTLVAARLIQGVAAGGEVGASMSLLVESAPPNRRGFYSSWSLATQGIATVVGGVTALALSAALPVLSGEPNAMAEWGWRIPFFIGVALAPLGCWLRLGLESDRPSVSRAHEPPVQLRKHSRAVVLGVMLTIGATVATYISMYYLGTYAVKYLGMVQAYGYAAMLLAGLVTFVGSLLVGHWCDRYGRLPLIRGSRIAILIVALPAFWWLSAMPHPAVLLLIVAVLVGLTTLGSVPTMLMISELFPQRIRALGFALVYSLGVAIFGGFAQYIASQSIALSGSLLAPAVYLMLATLASLAVLPLLRETGGEPLR; this comes from the coding sequence ATGAGTGAAAATACGGCTGAAACTCAGGCGGAAATAATATCGGCCCCGAGAGCCGGTGGCAAAAAGGTTATATTCGCCGCCTCCTTCGGCAATGCGCTGGAGTTTTTCGATTTCGGTATTTATAACTTCTTCGTTATTTACATCAGCGTATTGTTCTTTCCGCCGTCCAGCGATCCGCATCTGGCGTTGCTGTTGGCGTTTGCCACGTTCGGCGTCAGCTTCTTCATGCGGCCGCTGGGCGGCATTCTGATTGGCGCCTATGCCGATCGCCATGGCCGCAAGCCGGCGATGATCCTGACGATTTCCTTGATGAGCCTGGGCACGGCGATGATCGGCTTTGCGCCGACCTACGCCAGCGCCGGCTATTGGGGAACCGTCACGCTGGTGGCGGCGCGCCTGATCCAGGGCGTGGCGGCGGGCGGCGAGGTGGGGGCATCGATGTCGTTGCTGGTGGAGTCGGCGCCGCCCAACCGGCGCGGCTTCTATTCCAGCTGGTCGCTGGCGACGCAGGGCATCGCCACCGTGGTTGGCGGCGTGACCGCGCTGGCGCTCAGCGCGGCTTTGCCGGTGCTTTCCGGCGAGCCGAACGCCATGGCCGAGTGGGGATGGCGGATTCCTTTCTTTATCGGCGTGGCGCTGGCGCCGCTCGGTTGCTGGCTACGTCTCGGGTTGGAAAGCGATCGGCCATCGGTGTCGCGGGCTCACGAGCCGCCTGTGCAGTTGCGTAAGCACTCGCGGGCGGTTGTGCTCGGCGTGATGTTGACCATCGGCGCCACCGTCGCCACTTACATCTCGATGTATTATCTCGGCACCTACGCGGTGAAATACTTGGGGATGGTGCAGGCCTACGGCTATGCCGCAATGCTGCTGGCGGGGCTCGTCACCTTCGTCGGCAGTCTGCTGGTCGGGCACTGGTGCGATCGTTACGGCCGTTTGCCGCTGATCCGTGGTTCGCGGATTGCGATTCTGATTGTGGCCCTGCCGGCATTTTGGTGGCTGAGCGCGATGCCGCACCCGGCGGTGCTGCTGCTGATTGTCGCGGTGCTGGTCGGGTTGACCACGCTCGGGTCGGTACCGACCATGCTGATGATTTCGGAGCTGTTCCCGCAGCGCATTCGCGCGCTGGGGTTTGCCTTGGTCTACAGCCTGGGGGTGGCGATCTTCGGCGGCTTCGCCCAGTACATTGCCTCCCAGTCGATCGCGCTGAGCGGCTCGCTGCTGGCGCCCGCCGTCTATCTGATGCTGGCGACGCTGGCTTCATTGGCGGTGCTGCCCTTGCTGCGTGAAACCGGCGGCGAGCCGCTGCGCTAG
- a CDS encoding M20 aminoacylase family protein → MINKIIEGYLPQLTAIRHDIHQHPELGFEEFRTSDLVADYLSSWGYEVHRGLAGTGVVGTLRVGDGVKRLGLRADMDALPIEENNGKPWSSSVANRMHACGHDGHTTMLLGAARYLAQTRNFNGTLHLIFQPAEEMLNGGARMVEQGLFERFPCDAIFAMHNMPGMPLGEFFFQHGPFMASMDQFNVRVQGRGGHGAIPQLTVDPVLVASHITVALQSIVSRNIDPLEAAVITVGSIKAGEAANVIPDSAEMKLSVRSLDRQARATLLARIPALIEAQAASFGAHAVVEHVNGTPVLVNDEAMTRFAHCVAEQQFGAARAHYGARPLMGSEDFAFMLDAHPQGGYLIIGNGDGEGSCMVHNPGYDFNDGCLATGSQYWGTLAEAYLK, encoded by the coding sequence ATGATAAATAAAATCATCGAAGGGTATTTACCGCAGCTTACGGCCATTCGGCACGATATTCATCAACACCCTGAATTGGGTTTCGAAGAGTTTCGCACAAGCGATCTGGTGGCGGATTATCTGAGTTCGTGGGGCTATGAGGTGCACCGCGGATTGGCGGGAACCGGCGTGGTGGGCACGCTGCGGGTGGGTGACGGCGTTAAACGCCTCGGACTGCGCGCCGATATGGACGCCTTGCCGATCGAGGAGAACAACGGCAAGCCCTGGAGCAGCAGCGTGGCCAACCGCATGCACGCCTGCGGCCATGATGGTCACACCACCATGTTGCTCGGTGCCGCCCGTTACCTGGCGCAAACGCGCAACTTCAACGGCACGCTGCACCTGATTTTCCAACCGGCGGAAGAGATGCTGAACGGCGGTGCGCGCATGGTGGAACAGGGGCTGTTCGAGCGCTTCCCCTGCGACGCCATCTTTGCCATGCACAACATGCCGGGGATGCCGCTCGGCGAGTTCTTCTTCCAGCACGGCCCGTTTATGGCCTCGATGGATCAGTTCAACGTCCGGGTGCAGGGGCGCGGCGGCCACGGTGCCATCCCGCAGCTGACGGTCGATCCGGTGCTGGTGGCTTCGCATATCACCGTCGCGCTGCAGAGCATCGTTTCGCGCAATATCGATCCGCTGGAGGCGGCGGTGATCACCGTCGGTAGCATCAAGGCCGGTGAGGCGGCCAACGTGATCCCGGACAGCGCGGAGATGAAGCTCAGCGTGCGCTCGCTGGATCGCCAGGCGCGCGCCACTTTGCTGGCGCGCATTCCGGCGCTGATCGAGGCACAGGCGGCAAGCTTCGGTGCGCACGCGGTGGTGGAACACGTTAACGGCACGCCGGTGCTGGTCAACGACGAAGCGATGACCCGTTTCGCCCACTGCGTGGCGGAACAGCAGTTCGGCGCCGCGCGCGCGCACTACGGCGCCCGGCCGCTGATGGGCAGTGAAGATTTCGCCTTCATGCTCGATGCGCATCCGCAGGGCGGCTACCTGATCATCGGCAACGGCGATGGCGAAGGCAGCTGCATGGTGCATAACCCGGGATATGACTTTAACGACGGCTGCCTGGCGACCGGCAGCCAGTATTGGGGAACGTTGGCGGAAGCGTATTTGAAATAA